In Mastigocladopsis repens PCC 10914, a single window of DNA contains:
- a CDS encoding protealysin inhibitor emfourin: protein MRISFERTGGFAGISRTKTVDTANISANEADLLPQLVEAANFFNLPENITASTSQPDRFQYRLTVEDEGRKHTVTVSETALPGTLRPLIEWLQKREKK from the coding sequence ATGCGGATATCATTTGAACGCACAGGTGGTTTTGCTGGGATAAGCAGGACAAAAACTGTAGATACGGCAAATATTTCAGCAAACGAAGCCGACCTACTCCCCCAATTGGTAGAAGCCGCAAATTTCTTCAATTTACCCGAAAATATAACAGCCTCTACAAGTCAGCCTGACCGCTTTCAGTATAGGCTAACGGTAGAAGACGAAGGGAGAAAACACACCGTTACTGTGAGTGAGACCGCACTGCCAGGAACATTAAGACCTCTCATTGAATGGCTTCAAAAAAGAGAGAAGAAATAA